From Desulfobotulus pelophilus, the proteins below share one genomic window:
- a CDS encoding putative metalloprotease CJM1_0395 family protein, protein MNIQTAIHIQPGSHGGPRIEKAATTGRTQPAAPVASPENTGRTGKNEETAGSLTGLSKLTPSQLRMVSELKTRDQEVRTHEQAHISAGGGHVNGGIRYIYQKGPDGKMYAIGGEVSIDVSPIPGDPEATARKMEQVRRAAMAPSDPSPQDRSVAARATMIRSAALQDLALIQLQQQKDKTANTRSNSKAAYENPEPLSGQLIRVQA, encoded by the coding sequence ATGAATATTCAAACCGCCATCCATATACAGCCGGGTTCACACGGTGGCCCCCGCATTGAAAAAGCTGCCACAACAGGCCGCACTCAACCAGCTGCGCCCGTCGCCTCTCCTGAAAATACCGGCCGAACCGGAAAAAATGAAGAAACGGCAGGTTCATTAACTGGCTTATCCAAACTGACTCCCTCCCAGTTACGCATGGTATCGGAACTGAAAACCCGTGATCAGGAAGTCCGTACCCATGAACAAGCCCATATAAGCGCAGGTGGAGGGCATGTAAATGGCGGCATCCGCTACATATATCAGAAGGGTCCGGATGGGAAAATGTATGCCATTGGAGGAGAGGTGTCCATTGATGTCTCTCCGATTCCTGGCGATCCGGAAGCCACCGCCAGGAAAATGGAACAGGTCCGCCGTGCAGCCATGGCTCCTTCCGACCCATCCCCCCAGGACCGCAGTGTAGCCGCCCGAGCCACAATGATACGCAGCGCTGCCCTTCAGGACCTTGCCCTGATACAGCTACAGCAACAAAAGGATAAAACAGCGAACACCCGTTCAAACTCAAAAGCTGCCTATGAAAACCCAGAGCCTCTTTCCGGTCAACTTATCCGTGTACAGGCATGA
- a CDS encoding dynamin family protein has product MEKYRIWKDGLGVLAKDLLDLAVEYEENDDIHSGSGPSWQRDTKEIMRQFREETLKVAVVGTIKSGKSTLVNAWLGGDILKRGAGVVTSIVTRVRRGEKLRAEVRFKGWDEVNADIEGSLALFPASGWRQVEARFDIRRDRDREDLRVALQTLGTDQLVTEDARNIHSVYLSSYLEGYDSVKAFITTDTPAAVFEESCFSDYQMFVADEVLAAYVRDILITVDDLSMPDGIELADCQGSDAPNPLHIAQVQDYLFQAHLVLYVISSRTGLRQADLRFLNMIRRMGILDSVVFVLNTDFGEHADEEDVLRVVEKVSSELGFLCPGVHLNVFSALYRLLKTLEGQGELPEKERLRLAQWEADPSMVKESIRAFEHFNASLSARMTHERAQLLLMNQAARLRQITASLINRCLVDCDLLGGDQEKAARILEEVRGRHRRVAQVQGLIRSTLDGASASLERELKTSLDRFFDSASGEVIPGILSFIRDYRPDMGNYAGILDSSGFSLALYHAFQDFRQALDTYMTDRVNPEIVRSVREMEVRMQEYYTEVARPYVSMVNDILEEYCAGLRGMGVPLDIPSSAKTPSIVLDPRSLAERMGLRLPPARAVTRYSARVRTEGHMAFGFQRLRRWLSIVFSKDRDAAKEGVTGKEGLKVLANSLKKIRKEADRQIVQHMVDYRENLKFQYVLRLSSALAGALQADLEARFSTCVGEMDILDQTAARRGASQEERLVLIAGLIEKSRELDVRLSAIQEAMVSDVPIMPVHG; this is encoded by the coding sequence ATGGAGAAATATCGCATCTGGAAGGATGGGCTTGGAGTCCTTGCGAAAGATCTGCTTGATCTGGCTGTTGAGTATGAAGAAAATGATGATATCCATTCCGGAAGTGGGCCATCCTGGCAACGGGATACAAAAGAGATTATGAGACAGTTCCGGGAAGAAACTCTGAAGGTCGCTGTTGTGGGTACCATCAAGTCGGGGAAAAGCACACTGGTCAATGCGTGGCTGGGCGGCGACATCCTGAAACGGGGTGCTGGAGTTGTCACTTCCATTGTGACGAGGGTCCGCCGTGGTGAAAAACTCCGTGCTGAGGTACGGTTCAAGGGCTGGGATGAAGTTAATGCAGATATTGAAGGGTCGCTGGCTCTTTTCCCCGCTTCCGGCTGGCGTCAGGTGGAAGCCCGGTTTGATATCCGCAGGGACAGGGACAGGGAAGATCTTCGGGTGGCCCTGCAGACATTGGGAACGGATCAGCTGGTAACGGAAGACGCGAGGAATATTCACAGCGTTTATCTGTCTTCCTATCTGGAAGGATATGATTCCGTCAAAGCCTTTATCACGACCGACACCCCTGCTGCTGTTTTTGAGGAAAGCTGCTTTTCAGATTATCAGATGTTTGTTGCCGATGAGGTACTGGCAGCCTATGTGCGGGACATTCTTATTACAGTTGATGATCTGAGTATGCCAGATGGCATTGAGCTTGCCGACTGTCAGGGAAGCGATGCGCCCAATCCGCTTCACATTGCTCAGGTTCAGGATTATCTTTTTCAGGCCCATCTGGTTTTATACGTAATCAGCAGCCGGACAGGGTTACGTCAGGCAGATTTGCGTTTTTTGAATATGATCCGCAGAATGGGAATACTGGATTCAGTTGTTTTTGTTTTGAATACGGATTTTGGCGAACATGCGGATGAAGAGGACGTACTGCGAGTGGTGGAAAAGGTATCTTCTGAACTCGGGTTCCTGTGCCCGGGTGTTCACCTGAATGTTTTTTCTGCCCTCTACCGACTTCTTAAAACACTGGAAGGGCAGGGTGAGCTTCCGGAAAAAGAACGTCTTCGTCTTGCGCAGTGGGAGGCGGATCCATCCATGGTCAAGGAAAGTATCAGGGCCTTTGAACATTTCAACGCATCACTGAGTGCCCGAATGACCCATGAGAGGGCGCAGTTGCTCCTGATGAACCAGGCGGCACGTTTACGTCAGATTACAGCATCCCTTATTAATCGATGTCTTGTGGATTGCGACCTTCTTGGAGGAGACCAGGAAAAGGCTGCCCGGATTCTTGAGGAGGTCAGGGGAAGGCATCGGAGGGTAGCTCAGGTTCAGGGGTTGATCCGGAGCACGCTGGATGGAGCCAGTGCGAGCCTTGAAAGGGAGTTGAAAACCAGTCTCGATCGGTTTTTTGATAGCGCTTCGGGTGAGGTGATTCCCGGTATTCTCAGTTTTATTCGAGACTACCGGCCGGATATGGGCAATTATGCTGGAATTCTTGACAGTTCGGGCTTTTCTCTGGCCCTTTATCATGCTTTTCAGGACTTCCGGCAAGCGCTGGATACCTATATGACCGATCGGGTTAATCCGGAAATTGTCCGTTCTGTTCGGGAGATGGAAGTCAGAATGCAGGAATATTATACTGAGGTTGCAAGGCCTTACGTATCCATGGTGAACGATATCTTGGAAGAGTATTGTGCTGGATTGCGAGGTATGGGGGTTCCCCTTGATATTCCTTCTTCTGCGAAGACACCGAGTATTGTACTTGATCCGAGAAGTCTGGCTGAGCGAATGGGCTTGCGCCTTCCCCCTGCCCGAGCCGTTACGCGATACAGTGCCCGTGTGCGGACGGAGGGACATATGGCTTTCGGGTTTCAACGGTTGAGGCGTTGGCTTTCCATCGTTTTTTCAAAAGACAGGGATGCAGCAAAAGAAGGAGTAACGGGAAAAGAGGGTTTGAAGGTACTTGCTAACAGTTTGAAAAAAATTCGTAAAGAGGCAGACAGGCAGATTGTTCAGCATATGGTGGATTATCGTGAAAATCTTAAATTTCAATATGTTTTGCGGTTGTCTTCGGCTCTTGCCGGAGCTCTTCAGGCAGATCTGGAAGCCCGTTTCAGTACGTGCGTGGGTGAGATGGATATTCTGGACCAGACAGCAGCGCGTAGGGGTGCGAGTCAGGAGGAAAGGCTTGTGCTGATTGCTGGTCTGATAGAAAAAAGCAGGGAGCTGGATGTACGCTTGTCGGCTATTCAGGAAGCTATGGTGAGCGATGTGCCAATCATGCCTGTACACGGATAA
- a CDS encoding YqgE/AlgH family protein has protein sequence MSNPFVGKSLVAMPRLEDPWFFRSVVCMAIHDAGGSFGVVVNNSLSDISEADVFRSIGMACSKCNQSRPVFCGGPVREDGLFVLHGPPFDWKSCLPITPYIGLSFSRDIVEAIAADRGPASYKMMLGCSGWSPGQLENEICENAWLVHTVSADLLLSLSADSCWDTVLQKMGIRPEFLAAEGGNA, from the coding sequence ATGAGCAATCCTTTTGTGGGAAAATCTCTGGTTGCCATGCCAAGGCTTGAAGATCCTTGGTTTTTCAGGTCTGTTGTGTGTATGGCCATCCATGATGCAGGAGGGAGCTTCGGAGTGGTTGTGAATAATTCTCTTTCAGACATTTCGGAAGCGGATGTGTTCCGTTCCATTGGTATGGCCTGCAGCAAGTGTAACCAGAGTCGACCGGTTTTCTGTGGTGGTCCTGTGCGGGAAGATGGTCTTTTTGTTTTGCATGGCCCACCCTTTGACTGGAAAAGCTGCCTTCCCATTACGCCGTATATAGGTTTGAGTTTTTCACGTGATATAGTAGAAGCCATTGCTGCAGACAGGGGGCCTGCTTCCTATAAAATGATGCTGGGTTGTTCCGGCTGGAGTCCGGGGCAGCTTGAAAATGAAATATGCGAGAATGCATGGCTTGTGCATACTGTATCCGCAGACCTGCTGCTTTCCCTGTCTGCGGATAGTTGCTGGGATACGGTTCTTCAAAAAATGGGGATTCGGCCTGAGTTCCTGGCGGCGGAGGGCGGAAACGCCTGA